The following coding sequences lie in one Pyrobaculum sp. 3827-6 genomic window:
- a CDS encoding bis(5'-nucleosyl)-tetraphosphatase, producing the protein MKFYERSAGAVVYAIDSRGVLYLLLHGKYGWDFPHGLVHLYETDEAAALREIHEETGLKVELIPAFREEIRYKYSKRGRTIYREVIYFLARASDRDVTLSKEHDAYIWATKEEALKLISRDETRAVLLKAWRKILEIEKLMEKIN; encoded by the coding sequence GTGAAGTTTTATGAACGCTCAGCCGGCGCCGTAGTGTACGCCATAGACAGCCGCGGCGTACTCTACCTACTCCTCCACGGAAAATACGGCTGGGACTTCCCCCACGGCCTAGTCCACCTATACGAAACCGACGAAGCCGCCGCCCTCAGAGAAATACACGAGGAGACCGGGCTTAAAGTCGAGCTAATACCTGCTTTTAGAGAAGAAATCCGCTACAAGTACTCCAAGCGGGGCCGCACCATCTACCGAGAGGTAATATACTTCCTAGCCCGCGCCAGCGACAGAGACGTAACTCTCTCAAAAGAACACGACGCCTACATCTGGGCAACCAAAGAAGAGGCGCTCAAACTTATTTCACGCGACGAGACAAGAGCCGTCTTGCTCAAGGCGTGGAGAAAAATCCTAGAAATAGAGAAGCTAATGGAGAAAATTAACTAA
- a CDS encoding S8 family serine peptidase produces MNGKYLLTVLLITTVLAFAQTVKISGANPAILDTDTPVLAKVKVSDVYTFASQWRTTPKIETAKILGKEVKVAVLSINGLELRGRLDGASSTLYYKGPASTLKSIVDSPYVESIFVKVIPEIPPRDFFTDVASLLERGEGTPQPTLPVMREIIGASRVEQLFGVNGTGVVIAIVDTGVDYGHPDLQDALAWLIKTTDGREITASAIALAGGSLQYKTLRGQTSTLPLAQVASVEPLVLDADESQVILLQSFTASGGYLQTSGQTFYVIDGPMVNRVNATCNYAVTGLVSKSGVYKFGMTYLYIPWYGGVVKVGVVMYDPDQPGVYTAARVDLNNNCDFSDDPELRYFGNRLIVDSPTAPTISLGVAGGYFYDWGLWLDVYAKFYPGWDLSGNYLSIFYDFNSHGTACSSVAAGRGRAVYDLGYLGQQRLRSIAPGAKVLGVKGLWWGMVEAGMMWAAGFDVNQDGQWYWTRQKRAHVISNSWGISGFIYDYAAFGYDFESAVINALAARGFLDRDYPGIVVVHAGGNGGYGFGTITSPGAAAGAITVGAATSGHFWLALGTPFYGFRWGDIISWSLRGPTVAGYVKPDVVNIGAFGIAAYPVGWGRYYYGIPEDWDTFGGTSQATPLTAGVVALVLSAVADKVDPAAVDPFLVRQFIASTAIDIGYTPFTAGHGFVNATAAVIAARAYYGLPAPKTPVALFQTNSVVNLGDSWSFQWRVNIPLYFGYLMNNVLTPQWAAYLQTGVPQPSLGMTSMYLTANPGVQAVGTLTVTAVGSRLAVSASVQTLAPIYRKTTTLNIPVRTVGGYFTMQLLGFDEDVLRQADLVVFRIAYSFSAFDPEFDYVNNVRPVLWVFGWTDLNGDSRIAVNELTWINYGYQRGTAVEVPVSKLSAKLEPGQRLVLRIDIRPVTAPYPASVPVTLEVVAYKRVTAPDASITPSAVTLAPGQRYTFVVRVTPPSNAAPTVYERLIVLNVNGTSYVVPLSYVVRASVPVNTQYVLTSGRSDSWYNASEVRGGNDWAWRYESGDWRVYYVSTPTLARGLYVDFRWRCINTSLILYTVTDSGFFAGNFRNQGVTYHSYLGSGKFNWTGVGGQAKALALPAASFAVPIVAPGLLYQTMSASYPVVGARSFAIVARTTLYGGCGTSEAISGVVRPFIETGDSPITITTSPYVRVVLSRPPISYLFALKSASVLGGGLVVPMATISDDLRFSMYFIRLPVFVDYVALLYSPDNAVWSRISGDKFYRYPWYAVEGVSVIS; encoded by the coding sequence ATGAACGGAAAATATCTACTAACAGTTCTGCTAATCACAACAGTTCTCGCATTTGCCCAGACAGTTAAAATCTCAGGTGCAAATCCGGCAATACTTGACACAGACACGCCGGTCCTTGCAAAAGTCAAGGTGTCGGATGTATACACATTTGCCTCGCAGTGGAGGACAACACCCAAGATAGAGACAGCCAAGATACTAGGGAAAGAAGTGAAAGTAGCGGTCCTGTCCATTAACGGGTTAGAGCTCCGGGGAAGGCTAGACGGCGCCTCCTCTACGCTGTACTACAAAGGCCCAGCCAGCACTTTGAAGTCTATAGTGGACTCGCCCTACGTCGAGTCCATCTTCGTGAAGGTCATACCGGAGATACCCCCGAGAGATTTCTTTACCGACGTCGCTAGCCTATTGGAGAGGGGGGAGGGCACCCCACAGCCCACTCTTCCCGTAATGAGGGAGATCATTGGCGCCAGCAGAGTTGAGCAACTCTTCGGCGTGAACGGCACCGGCGTAGTTATCGCCATCGTGGACACAGGTGTGGACTACGGACACCCAGATCTCCAAGACGCCCTAGCCTGGCTCATTAAAACCACAGACGGCAGAGAGATCACCGCCTCCGCGATTGCCCTAGCTGGAGGATCACTGCAGTACAAGACGCTACGGGGGCAGACTTCAACACTGCCACTCGCTCAGGTAGCCAGCGTCGAGCCCCTCGTCCTCGACGCAGATGAGTCACAGGTGATCCTCCTGCAGAGCTTCACGGCTTCTGGGGGCTATTTACAGACAAGCGGCCAAACATTTTATGTAATAGACGGACCGATGGTAAACAGAGTTAACGCCACATGCAACTACGCTGTCACCGGCTTGGTAAGTAAGAGTGGTGTCTACAAGTTTGGCATGACTTATCTCTACATACCGTGGTACGGCGGCGTCGTAAAGGTGGGCGTGGTTATGTACGACCCTGACCAGCCCGGGGTCTACACGGCGGCGCGTGTCGATCTGAACAACAACTGCGACTTCTCAGACGACCCGGAGCTGAGGTACTTCGGGAATAGACTCATAGTAGACAGCCCAACGGCGCCGACTATTAGCCTCGGCGTCGCCGGGGGCTACTTCTACGACTGGGGGCTGTGGCTAGATGTATACGCCAAGTTCTACCCGGGCTGGGACCTTTCGGGCAACTACCTAAGCATATTCTACGACTTCAATAGCCACGGCACCGCCTGTAGCTCGGTAGCCGCTGGGAGGGGGAGGGCTGTGTACGACCTCGGTTACCTAGGCCAGCAGAGGCTTAGAAGCATCGCGCCTGGGGCCAAGGTGCTCGGCGTAAAGGGTCTGTGGTGGGGTATGGTTGAGGCTGGCATGATGTGGGCCGCCGGCTTTGACGTTAACCAAGACGGTCAGTGGTACTGGACTAGGCAAAAAAGGGCCCACGTCATTAGCAACAGCTGGGGGATCTCTGGATTTATCTACGACTACGCCGCGTTCGGCTACGATTTCGAGTCCGCGGTGATAAACGCCCTGGCGGCGCGGGGGTTCCTTGACAGAGACTACCCAGGCATCGTTGTGGTGCATGCAGGTGGAAACGGCGGCTACGGCTTTGGCACAATTACAAGCCCCGGCGCGGCGGCGGGCGCCATTACGGTCGGCGCTGCGACAAGCGGCCACTTCTGGCTAGCCCTCGGCACTCCCTTCTACGGATTTAGATGGGGCGACATAATAAGCTGGTCCCTAAGGGGGCCGACGGTCGCGGGCTATGTAAAGCCCGATGTTGTCAATATAGGCGCATTTGGAATCGCGGCTTATCCAGTTGGGTGGGGCAGGTACTACTACGGCATACCAGAGGACTGGGACACATTCGGCGGTACTTCTCAAGCTACGCCTCTAACCGCCGGCGTAGTCGCGCTTGTGCTGAGCGCGGTGGCTGATAAGGTTGACCCAGCGGCTGTCGATCCGTTCCTCGTGAGGCAGTTCATAGCCAGCACAGCAATTGATATTGGCTACACGCCGTTTACAGCTGGCCACGGCTTTGTAAACGCCACGGCGGCCGTCATAGCCGCCCGCGCCTACTACGGCCTTCCCGCCCCCAAGACGCCGGTGGCCCTCTTCCAGACTAACTCCGTCGTTAATCTCGGCGATTCTTGGAGCTTCCAGTGGAGAGTCAACATACCTCTATACTTTGGATACTTAATGAATAACGTATTAACCCCACAGTGGGCCGCATATCTGCAGACGGGCGTCCCCCAGCCGTCCCTCGGCATGACCAGTATGTACCTCACTGCAAATCCCGGCGTACAAGCAGTCGGCACATTAACAGTAACTGCAGTAGGCTCTAGACTCGCCGTATCCGCCTCCGTGCAGACCCTTGCACCAATCTACAGGAAGACCACTACGCTGAACATACCGGTGAGGACAGTGGGGGGGTACTTCACGATGCAACTACTAGGCTTTGATGAGGACGTGCTGAGACAGGCAGATCTCGTGGTGTTTAGAATTGCCTACAGCTTCTCAGCCTTTGATCCCGAGTTTGACTACGTCAACAACGTGAGGCCTGTGCTGTGGGTATTCGGCTGGACGGATCTCAACGGCGACAGCCGTATTGCTGTCAACGAGCTTACGTGGATAAACTACGGCTACCAGCGCGGCACCGCCGTGGAGGTGCCCGTGTCGAAACTCTCGGCTAAGCTAGAACCCGGCCAGAGGCTTGTTTTGAGAATAGATATTAGACCTGTCACGGCGCCCTACCCAGCATCTGTGCCAGTCACCCTTGAGGTGGTGGCGTATAAGAGAGTTACAGCTCCAGATGCGAGCATAACCCCCAGCGCCGTTACATTAGCGCCGGGTCAGCGCTATACGTTTGTTGTGAGGGTAACTCCGCCTTCCAATGCGGCTCCCACGGTTTATGAGAGGCTAATTGTACTTAACGTCAACGGCACTTCTTACGTGGTGCCGCTGAGCTACGTGGTGCGGGCCAGCGTGCCTGTGAATACCCAGTATGTGCTCACCTCCGGGAGGTCTGACAGCTGGTACAACGCCAGCGAAGTGAGGGGAGGCAACGACTGGGCGTGGAGGTATGAGTCCGGCGACTGGAGAGTCTACTATGTCTCTACCCCAACTTTGGCAAGGGGCTTGTATGTGGACTTCAGGTGGAGATGCATCAACACGTCACTAATTCTATATACAGTTACGGACAGCGGTTTCTTTGCCGGCAACTTCAGGAACCAAGGCGTGACGTATCACAGCTATCTGGGCTCTGGCAAGTTTAACTGGACTGGCGTCGGTGGACAGGCCAAGGCACTGGCGTTGCCCGCCGCGTCTTTCGCGGTTCCTATAGTGGCGCCGGGGTTGCTGTACCAAACTATGTCTGCTTCGTATCCAGTGGTTGGCGCTAGGAGCTTCGCCATTGTCGCCAGGACTACGCTCTACGGCGGGTGCGGCACCTCTGAGGCGATAAGCGGCGTAGTGCGGCCGTTTATAGAGACTGGAGACAGCCCGATTACTATAACTACGTCTCCATATGTTAGGGTAGTGCTGAGCAGGCCGCCTATTAGCTACCTCTTTGCTCTGAAGTCTGCCTCGGTGCTAGGCGGCGGGTTGGTTGTGCCTATGGCCACAATAAGCGACGACTTGCGGTTCAGCATGTACTTCATCAGGTTGCCAGTGTTCGTGGACTACGTGGCTCTGCTGTATTCGCCGGACAACGCTGTGTGGTCTAGGATCAGCGGCGATAAGTTCTACAGGTATCCGTGGTACGCCGTTGAGGGCGTCTCTGTAATTAGTTAA
- the pth2 gene encoding peptidyl-tRNA hydrolase Pth2 has product MTIVIRKDLKISCGKAAAQAGHAAVECVLLAMEDARWRRWLDQWLGEGQKKVVLAVDDVAHLYQLHEKAKELGLPTAVVVDAGLTEVPPGTPTAICVGPGPDEQVDKVTGSLKLYR; this is encoded by the coding sequence ATGACGATAGTAATTAGGAAGGATTTGAAGATCTCTTGTGGTAAAGCCGCGGCTCAGGCGGGCCACGCGGCGGTTGAATGTGTCTTGCTGGCTATGGAAGATGCGAGGTGGCGTAGGTGGCTCGATCAGTGGTTGGGGGAGGGACAGAAGAAGGTGGTGCTGGCAGTGGATGACGTTGCCCACCTCTATCAGCTACATGAAAAGGCGAAGGAGCTTGGCCTCCCAACGGCTGTTGTCGTGGACGCCGGCCTCACGGAGGTACCACCTGGCACCCCAACGGCAATTTGCGTGGGGCCGGGACCGGACGAGCAGGTGGATAAGGTCACAGGCTCGCTTAAGCTCTACAGGTAA